In Sphaeramia orbicularis chromosome 1, fSphaOr1.1, whole genome shotgun sequence, a genomic segment contains:
- the clta gene encoding clathrin light chain A isoform X1, whose product MEDFDMLNAPAAGNGVGSEEDPAAAFLAQQESEIAGIENDEGFSILDSGEVPSSLGDSNDGAVNGDLHGESNGPSDAYAAISNADRLQAEPESLRKWREEQRDRLEMLDANSRKQESEWKDKAKVELEEWHARQNEQLEKTKANNRVLDEDFYKQPFSELIGYVTHINHPCYRLDQAAEEAMISDLDENNPGTEWERVARLCDFNPKSSKQAKDVSRMRSVLISLKQSPLVR is encoded by the exons ATGGAGGATTTTGACATGCTGAACGCGCCCGCTGCTGGAAACGGTGTCGGTTCGGAAGAGGACCCAGCAGCTGCGTTCTTGGCCCAGCAGGAAAGCGAAATAGCGGGGATTGAAAACGACGAAGGCTTCAGCATCCTGGACAGTGGAGAGGTCCCCTCGTCGCTGGGAGATTCCAACG ATGGTGCTGTGAATGGAGATCTACATGGG GAAAGCAACGGTCCATCAGATGCCTATGCAGCAATCTCTAACGCAGACCGACTGCAGGCTGAACCTGAGAGCCTACGCAAGTGGAGGGAGGAGCAGAGAGACAGATTGGAGATGCTAG ATGCTAACTCTCGCAAGCAGGAATCAGAGTGGAAAGACAAAGCCAAGGTGGAGCTAGAGGAATGGCATGCCAGGCAGAATGAGCAGCTGGAGAAAACCAAAGCCAACAACAG GGTGCTGGATGAAGACTTCTACAAGCAGCCCTTCTCTGAGCTCATTGGTTATGT CACACACATTAACCATCCTTGCTACCGCCTAGACCA GGCGGCCGAGGAGGCCATGATTTCAGATCTGGATGAGAACAACCCCGGCACAGAATGGGAGCGGGTGGCTCGGCTCTGCGACTTCAACCCTAAGTCCAGCAAACAGGCCAAAGACGTGTCCCGCATGCGCTCTGTCCTCATCTCTCTCAAGCAGTCCCCGTTAGTCCGCTAG
- the clta gene encoding clathrin light chain A isoform X2, with translation MEDFDMLNAPAAGNGVGSEEDPAAAFLAQQESEIAGIENDEGFSILDSGEVPSSLGDSNDGAVNGDLHGESNGPSDAYAAISNADRLQAEPESLRKWREEQRDRLEMLDANSRKQESEWKDKAKVELEEWHARQNEQLEKTKANNRVLDEDFYKQPFSELIGYVAAEEAMISDLDENNPGTEWERVARLCDFNPKSSKQAKDVSRMRSVLISLKQSPLVR, from the exons ATGGAGGATTTTGACATGCTGAACGCGCCCGCTGCTGGAAACGGTGTCGGTTCGGAAGAGGACCCAGCAGCTGCGTTCTTGGCCCAGCAGGAAAGCGAAATAGCGGGGATTGAAAACGACGAAGGCTTCAGCATCCTGGACAGTGGAGAGGTCCCCTCGTCGCTGGGAGATTCCAACG ATGGTGCTGTGAATGGAGATCTACATGGG GAAAGCAACGGTCCATCAGATGCCTATGCAGCAATCTCTAACGCAGACCGACTGCAGGCTGAACCTGAGAGCCTACGCAAGTGGAGGGAGGAGCAGAGAGACAGATTGGAGATGCTAG ATGCTAACTCTCGCAAGCAGGAATCAGAGTGGAAAGACAAAGCCAAGGTGGAGCTAGAGGAATGGCATGCCAGGCAGAATGAGCAGCTGGAGAAAACCAAAGCCAACAACAG GGTGCTGGATGAAGACTTCTACAAGCAGCCCTTCTCTGAGCTCATTGGTTATGT GGCGGCCGAGGAGGCCATGATTTCAGATCTGGATGAGAACAACCCCGGCACAGAATGGGAGCGGGTGGCTCGGCTCTGCGACTTCAACCCTAAGTCCAGCAAACAGGCCAAAGACGTGTCCCGCATGCGCTCTGTCCTCATCTCTCTCAAGCAGTCCCCGTTAGTCCGCTAG
- the clta gene encoding clathrin light chain A isoform X3, with the protein MEDFDMLNAPAAGNGVGSEEDPAAAFLAQQESEIAGIENDEGFSILDSGEVPSSLGDSNDGAVNGDLHGESNGPSDAYAAISNADRLQAEPESLRKWREEQRDRLEMLDANSRKQESEWKDKAKVELEEWHARQNEQLEKTKANNRAAEEAMISDLDENNPGTEWERVARLCDFNPKSSKQAKDVSRMRSVLISLKQSPLVR; encoded by the exons ATGGAGGATTTTGACATGCTGAACGCGCCCGCTGCTGGAAACGGTGTCGGTTCGGAAGAGGACCCAGCAGCTGCGTTCTTGGCCCAGCAGGAAAGCGAAATAGCGGGGATTGAAAACGACGAAGGCTTCAGCATCCTGGACAGTGGAGAGGTCCCCTCGTCGCTGGGAGATTCCAACG ATGGTGCTGTGAATGGAGATCTACATGGG GAAAGCAACGGTCCATCAGATGCCTATGCAGCAATCTCTAACGCAGACCGACTGCAGGCTGAACCTGAGAGCCTACGCAAGTGGAGGGAGGAGCAGAGAGACAGATTGGAGATGCTAG ATGCTAACTCTCGCAAGCAGGAATCAGAGTGGAAAGACAAAGCCAAGGTGGAGCTAGAGGAATGGCATGCCAGGCAGAATGAGCAGCTGGAGAAAACCAAAGCCAACAACAG GGCGGCCGAGGAGGCCATGATTTCAGATCTGGATGAGAACAACCCCGGCACAGAATGGGAGCGGGTGGCTCGGCTCTGCGACTTCAACCCTAAGTCCAGCAAACAGGCCAAAGACGTGTCCCGCATGCGCTCTGTCCTCATCTCTCTCAAGCAGTCCCCGTTAGTCCGCTAG